The following are encoded in a window of Sminthopsis crassicaudata isolate SCR6 chromosome 3, ASM4859323v1, whole genome shotgun sequence genomic DNA:
- the CGREF1 gene encoding cell growth regulator with EF hand domain protein 1 isoform X1, translated as MYIYIYGDEEISGKMLSLLLWLCLVPMDQAAPKDGATRVEAEAGLDLPSNPFLSGQEQFGLLQNYLKGLGQASGDLEHLSREQVLLYLFALHDFDQSGQLDGLELLAMLKEALFPGARASSSTSQVIRVVDKVLETQDLDRDGLVTPAELLTLPGGALRYREPLESSVPPPQDSELVGSPAMLAMKLLEQGTREVMIQEEVTGPGGEDGKKATDLTQEARSPGEGTDPGENNMKVTDSEQEAKSLGEATGPEEDGKKVPNPEQEAIGSPGGEVGYQNEAGEEVKGPLGEDGEGMEIIVGELGTLELEERLEPGEVPGEFERHAIQLENDEM; from the exons atgtatatttacatatatgggGATGAAGAAA TTTCAGGGAAAATGTTGTCCTTGTTACTGTGGCTGTGTCTGGTACCAATGGATCAGGCTGCTCCCAAGGATGGGGCTACCAG gGTGGAGGCTGAAGCAGGACTTGATCTGCCATCAAACCCCTTTCTGTCAGGCCAGGAGCAGTTTGG TTTGTTGCAGAACTACCTGAAGGGACTGGGCCAGGCCTCTGGGGACCTGGAACATTTGAGCCGAGAACAGG TGCTATTATATCTTTTTGCACTCCACGACTTTGACCAGAGTGGACAGCTGGATGGCTTGGAGCTTTTGGCTATGCTCAAAGAAGCTCTGTTCCCTGGAGCCCGAGCCTCATCTTCTACAAGCCAG GTGATCAGAGTTGTAGATAAAGTGCTGGAAACCCAGGACCTGGACAGAGATGGACTGGTTACACCTGCAGAGCTGCTCACCCTTCCTGGAGGTGCTCTGAGGTACAGAGAACCACTGGAGTCCTCTGTTCCACCTCCCCAAGACTCAGAACTTGTTGGCAGTCCTGCCATGTTGGCGATGAAGCTATTAGAACAAGGAACTAGGGAGGTCATGATCCAGGAAGAAGTCACAGGCCCTGGAggggaagatggaaagaaagcCACAGATCTTACACAAGAGGCTAGAAGCCCGGGGGAGGGCACAGACCCTGGAGAGAATAACATGAAGGTCACAGACTCTGAGCAAGAGGCCAAGAGCCTGGGGGAGGCCACAGGCCctgaagaagatggaaagaaggtCCCAAACCCTGAGCAGGAGGCCATAGGAAGCCCTGGAGGGGAAGTGGGATACCAAAATGAAGCTGGAGAGGAAGTCAAGGGTCCTCTAGGGGAGGATGGAGAAGGGATGGAGATTATTGTGGGTGAATTGGGAACCCTAGAGCTAGAAGAACGTTTGGAACCTGGAGAGGTTCCAGGTGAGTTTGAAAGGCATGCAATTCAGCTCGAGAATGATGAAATGTGA
- the CGREF1 gene encoding cell growth regulator with EF hand domain protein 1 isoform X2, translating into MLSLLLWLCLVPMDQAAPKDGATRVEAEAGLDLPSNPFLSGQEQFGLLQNYLKGLGQASGDLEHLSREQVLLYLFALHDFDQSGQLDGLELLAMLKEALFPGARASSSTSQVIRVVDKVLETQDLDRDGLVTPAELLTLPGGALRYREPLESSVPPPQDSELVGSPAMLAMKLLEQGTREVMIQEEVTGPGGEDGKKATDLTQEARSPGEGTDPGENNMKVTDSEQEAKSLGEATGPEEDGKKVPNPEQEAIGSPGGEVGYQNEAGEEVKGPLGEDGEGMEIIVGELGTLELEERLEPGEVPGEFERHAIQLENDEM; encoded by the exons ATGTTGTCCTTGTTACTGTGGCTGTGTCTGGTACCAATGGATCAGGCTGCTCCCAAGGATGGGGCTACCAG gGTGGAGGCTGAAGCAGGACTTGATCTGCCATCAAACCCCTTTCTGTCAGGCCAGGAGCAGTTTGG TTTGTTGCAGAACTACCTGAAGGGACTGGGCCAGGCCTCTGGGGACCTGGAACATTTGAGCCGAGAACAGG TGCTATTATATCTTTTTGCACTCCACGACTTTGACCAGAGTGGACAGCTGGATGGCTTGGAGCTTTTGGCTATGCTCAAAGAAGCTCTGTTCCCTGGAGCCCGAGCCTCATCTTCTACAAGCCAG GTGATCAGAGTTGTAGATAAAGTGCTGGAAACCCAGGACCTGGACAGAGATGGACTGGTTACACCTGCAGAGCTGCTCACCCTTCCTGGAGGTGCTCTGAGGTACAGAGAACCACTGGAGTCCTCTGTTCCACCTCCCCAAGACTCAGAACTTGTTGGCAGTCCTGCCATGTTGGCGATGAAGCTATTAGAACAAGGAACTAGGGAGGTCATGATCCAGGAAGAAGTCACAGGCCCTGGAggggaagatggaaagaaagcCACAGATCTTACACAAGAGGCTAGAAGCCCGGGGGAGGGCACAGACCCTGGAGAGAATAACATGAAGGTCACAGACTCTGAGCAAGAGGCCAAGAGCCTGGGGGAGGCCACAGGCCctgaagaagatggaaagaaggtCCCAAACCCTGAGCAGGAGGCCATAGGAAGCCCTGGAGGGGAAGTGGGATACCAAAATGAAGCTGGAGAGGAAGTCAAGGGTCCTCTAGGGGAGGATGGAGAAGGGATGGAGATTATTGTGGGTGAATTGGGAACCCTAGAGCTAGAAGAACGTTTGGAACCTGGAGAGGTTCCAGGTGAGTTTGAAAGGCATGCAATTCAGCTCGAGAATGATGAAATGTGA